The nucleotide sequence TTCAAAATGGGGGAGAGGGATGCTTATAAGTTATAGGGGTAGGGTAGACGGTAGTAAAGAATACAGGCCAGTTCGCCCATTTATCTTATAGTGGCCATATGCCGGGATGAAgatggggtatttattttggatatttaatttataaaacacttttaCCATGACTTcctgcttgaaaaatcaatgtgaaacaacatatgccaattCCTTGTTTatagctcaataaattgcaaaagtataataaatatgtaaaatgtttggtattgtacgtacaataacaaacttttacacatttttttttttagctttttgcaatatattgagttacaaactcaGACTTAGTCTATGTCGTTTCAactttcacattgatttttcaattaggaagccatgataaaattgttttataaattaaaaatccaaaataggtACCCAAaattcatccatatggccacttgagATAATTCAATACCACATGATGTTGATATCCCAACTAGACCATTTATTAAGACGAGTATACAAAATGCAATGtaaaactacatatatcataaagTGCCTTTATCTAGTTATGCTACAGTTATAAAATTAGTGCCattggcgttgtagcacaagtGTAGAGATTGGGAAATGATTATGTAATTCATAGAAGGTTGGACGTCATTATTCTGTCATTAGTTCATCACTGTtgtttgcaaaatatacaatgtacaattgcCATGGGTGTGTCTATGGCTGCTATATTCacatttatgattattttttaatatttgttgttatttctgCAATTGCTCACACTTGGTATTTCAccacatatatgcaaatttcatctTCCAGGTACTGTATATATCTACCAGCATAATCCTTCAACAGTTATGCTATCAAACCCCATAatatatgcaatatcatgtagATCCAGGAATGTGTGTAAAACATACCCAAGGGCTTGGTAAAAAGTAATTTACATATCTGAGACTTGGCATTTGCTTAAATGAGACTTTACTTCCATAATaacattttaatcaaaattgaaaaacataTTCACAAATGAACTCTGAAATTCACACAAAAAGATATTCCTGGAGGCACACGAGAGCATAAATAACTACAGaacattatttgttttcaaagaacAAATCTACACTTGGTTACACTGACAGTACAGTTGTTCTGATTCGTAAAAagaccatacatgtatgaagtcATGTATACACTTCAAACAAATGACGATACTCTGTGTGTGTAGGATCACATTCCTACTTACAGAACAACAATCACATTAATATTCCTGATGGCTTAAACCTGGTAAAGCAAGATTGCCTTTGACAGTCTTAATTCTGTTAATCTACTAGTCttagtttccatggaaactgaTTTGATTAGTTTCTTTTACTTCCTCTTCAGAGCTCGTTTGCCTTCTCCTTTTTGTGGTTTTCCTTTGCCCTTCAGTTTCTTCACtcttttcatttcatctttAAAATCTGCATGTTCATCTCTAGGAAATGagaacaaaaattcaaaatctgtTACTTACATGACAAAAAAGTCTATTCCCTTTTTTGCTACTAgtttacaaaatttgtaaaacaaatgtACCATAAATCCGAAAGTCAACTCCTGGGCCAATGCATTTACACACAGAATTTCTGGTACAtaacatgaatttcaaatttcaactgTCTACTGTATCCAAGTACATATAGAAATAGTGGTATTGGGACAGTTAAATTAgacaatacaattcaatattaGGGATTCAAGGAGGGTCAATCCTGACCAATAAGACACTGTCTGAGCAGCATAAACCTTCTGCtgctacatgtaaataaattgtaagATACTACTTAACACTTTCCCCTTAAAAtccatattcaatatttttgatATGGTCTTTTAAATACTAAAATGTAACTATAgtaaatactgaaaacattctgaGAGTCTCTTTCAACCTAATAAAGAAGAAACACTTGTAAGCAAGTAAGCTACATGATATGCCAGCTCTGTCTTTCATTAAATCAAATGCTTTACTTTAAGCCATGATCCGGTTATCACAAAAGTAAAAGATTTAATTGTTTTGCCAATAGGAGTGCTATGCGCATGACATTTTGAAGTTAGGACCAGAATTGTTGCATAAAGAAGCAGACATGAAGTTAACATTCTATGTTGCTCCCACTGTACTATTTTTTAGTATCTACAACTcgccagtaatcaaaacatgcctaactactacatttgtactatgaTGCTCCTGGATGTTCAATTATGCAGTCtccatttattattatttctgcATTGTCAAGTGATCAGTGgccatgacaaacatttttagCCCGCACTTTGCTAAAACTGGGGTGCCATCCTGCGATGCTTGTCAGCAAAAGGGCCAGAATTTCAGTAACCACCGGTATATGGCATATTAAAAATCGATATTCAAAATTAGCTACAATACTATGACAATACATTGCAGCATTGGCTGCTATGTCAGCTATCTTGTGCTTTGCTTCTGTTTCCTTTTATGCAGTAGTGTAGTAGGGTCAGTGGACGTTGGCATCCTCATTgccaaatacatttacaaattcCATTTATAACTTGGTGTGATACTTATTTGTATTATCGAgtcaacagaaacagaaacagagacagaaacagaaatatAGTTGAGAAGAAGTAAAGTTGACTTGACTGGACTTGAATCAGTAAATTCTTGATTACTAGATGGATGCACTACCAACTGTGTTATTCAGGTAGATGTCCACCAACCCTTTGTTACCACAACAGGAAAAGTACTCTGTAGCATACATCTTTACCTGTAGAGACCAATATATCTGAGTCTCTTCATTAACGAGTGTATTTGTGGATGTGGTGGATAATACTGCACAACTTCAGGCCTTTGCTCTATTGGTTTAGCTTTAAATAGTTCAACGACTTTCATTGACTTTGAATTGGTTGGTCTCACTACTTCTCCAAATATCCTTGCACTCAGCCGTGCCATTCTTTTGGCATAATTTGATGCCATAGCAACCCTGTAAAGAAATATAATTAAGAGTATTGTATTAAATTGTAACTGCAAATGCAGTCTAAGATTGACTGCTTTTAGAAACTGACTTCATCACAGTTGGATATTGTTCAAGTTCTTACAATATTGTTACTTAATGTTCAGGTGTATCCGTGTTGCATTCTTGTACCACTCTGATGAAGTACATCATCATGTACAGCCACCTCGTCCAGATGTAAGGGAATGAAGTAAATGTGGAAGAAAGATCTTACACAGGTGTGTGGACTGATACAGGTAAAATGCAAAAATGTTGGAAAATGATTACGGTACTCTATAGTGACTGTTGTCATGCACTTTAATATCTGCAATAATTGTAACTGAAATTTTAGCAATGATTTTATATTCTTTAAAGGTATTTTCCATaacttgttgttttttcttaatCTGACAAGAtttgtgaaatgacaaaatGACTGTTGTTGAAAACCACAAACATATACAGCCCAGGTTTTCTTGGGAAGTGAAAGAGTTTCTAGTCTTCTttgtgcaatacatgtataacggTTTTTAGTTGCTATATTTGTTCATGCGGCgccacacacacagattttatttagaaaactacatatttcatacatgtttgattttcaattaaataaacatcattgacagtttttatgccatggtatgatgacacactgaaaatacaaatcggaaacttgattggtaagctcagacattcagatagaccggtcagtttgtCCAGCTTGGGggaagaagggggggggggtgtcagtgtttttttccattgggccaacaaaaagtcactgacccccgtgagtaaagtttcatagcatctgactgTAAGCTGTacagggaagagctttgagactgggatatgtctacttcttgtgtgagtgtgtgtgtgcatggggggggggggggggagggttctagtctccccctagaagccctggaggaattttacttctaaaggcaatgtttaggctattaacagacactttcagacaataatttgcaagctatacaagacagctctaacatgtaaaaagcaactacataaggttgaaacatttttgaaataaagtttcatagcatcttgacagtaagaggtggaggaaaaaactttgatttgaaactggaacatgtctacctcttatgggagaggggggttctagggtgtgtccccctagaagccctggaggatttttactcttaaagccaattttcaggctattaacagacactttcagacaataatttgcaagctttacaagacagctctaacaattgtaaaaagcaactacacatggttgaaacattttttaaataaagtttcatagcatcttgacagtaagaggtggagggaagaactttgatttgaggcttggacatgtctacctcttatgggtgggggggggggtcctagggggtctcccctagaagcttttcaatttttttttgccaattttggtgaatcttattgttggtttaacgaatgagtggcctctggggtgatggagtccaaggggttcCCCCCCTGCCagatctgtagttttttgtttctatttaggcattTTTTacgttattcatagcctctgagatatatattgccaagcatcgaaaagcttaAAGTAAATATAtcctttttaaataagttttccatgttataaaagtgagcctgtaacattggtataggggcattgatattgcatgcatagtaaagttactgatgtgtgagagcactttaggaggtcatacctagtgtacaatagaaacttgaatttgagttgtggtgtcgatacatgtagtgtctgaaataggaagtatatcaattatcatcccttctgacaaattcatactgaagagactagaacaatttagattaagttcttttctAAATTATCCAagagtatgaagattaccattacaaaaccttcaagttcacttttgcccaaaagtgcaagataagtgaagcactgattgtgaaacagccaaacacttacatggcatgttctgtaactagtgtggtagctacatgtaggtaatacatgtattatatgtataattttatgtatagttatgtttgaaccttTACacgaagtaatatttaaaccatatATGAAAGAatcagagacaagaacaaatatataatgtaccacaggctaacgaaactgaacATTACACATATCGATAATCTGCACAGAAGGCCTGTCAACAACGTTTCAGTACTATTAGTAGTACAGGGATCCTCGACTCATTGGTTATCAATGACCAATGTACACCCCCGGTGTACACCTTGTcacacaggcactcgaatcaatctgtatgatttggggaggaaaaatgtaaatgaataagaggaaaaa is from Glandiceps talaboti chromosome 1, keGlaTala1.1, whole genome shotgun sequence and encodes:
- the LOC144442017 gene encoding small ribosomal subunit protein mS33-like yields the protein MASNYAKRMARLSARIFGEVVRPTNSKSMKVVELFKAKPIEQRPEVVQYYPPHPQIHSLMKRLRYIGLYRDEHADFKDEMKRVKKLKGKGKPQKGEGKRALKRK